Part of the Bacteriovorax stolpii genome, TAAAAAGCAATTGTAATCGCAGATATAGTCTTCTGAATCATACAACTCACTTGCAAGAACCATGAGAATGCAATCCTGGCTAAAGTCATGCATTTCTCTCCAGACCATATTCTTAATAAGAAGTCCTTTAGAATTTGAAGAAAGAGTGACTTCTTTTTTAGTGAAAGCATCATCAGTTAAAACTCGACATGAACCTTGAATACAAATAAGCATTTGAGAAAGTTTGCGGTGAGCATGAAATCCTCTGGAAATGCCCGCTTGCATGCCTTTGATGTAATAGACACGTTTGATCTCAAAAGGAACACTTTTCATACTCTCAAAAACAGAAAGTTCTCCCCTTCCGTCTTCAATTGTAGTGACTGATAATTCCTTGACTCTATCCATGAGTAAAGTCTAAACGAAAACGAAATGTAAGGCAATTTTCTAGAAGATGCTCTTCATATTGAGCGTATGTTTATCAACTGCTTTTTCTTCTCTCAGAGCTTTTCTGAAAAAAACTCTGGCAACAAGAGCGTAAGGGCACAAAATAAGAAAATAAAGCACGGTGTAAAATCCCCAAGATTTTATTTTCCCTACGATCTTAGCAATAACCATCCAAACAACATAAGGCCGCTTAAGCCACTCTGGAGTAAGCAGTCCCAAGATCATCAATAATGGCCCCCAAACCATCGGCCAGTATGAATGAGGTGTGTGTTTTAAATAAGGAATAGCAAAACCAAAAAGCCCAAGGATCAACAATCCCATAACTATCCCAAACTTTCTTAACTCCCCTTTTTCTAATTGACCTTGGTTTGGCAAAAAAGGATCGAGGCTTAGTTTTTTTATCGGTTCAAAATGTTGATCTTCGAAATGCTCATAGGCCTGAAAGTTATCCGCGGGAATAGTATGTTTTAAATGTAATTCCCAAACAGCGCAGGCGGCTCCGAAATCGTAAGCATTTAAGTGTTTAGACAAATGTATATTTAAAAGCTCTTTAGTCACCGGCATTTCGCTAAAAAGAATTTCTGGAACTTTCTCATTGGGATAAAGCTTCATAAGCTCTTCGCTCATCTGATTTTTAAAGAGCATCTTTCCTTCTGAAATCCACTCTTTTGTCGTCTTCATAAAACGCAGAAAAGAGAAAGGCACTTTGAAGATGATATCCTTCATGACTCGCTCAAACTTAAGAAGAGGTTTATCGTAAAAACCAATGTAACTTACATCTTTAAGGGTAATTGCTTCTTTCTTTAAACATGCGCGCACTGATTCTTTGGGAAAAGAGTAATCATCTTTTAAATGGCTAAAGTGAGATTCTGAAAAATTAACGACAACTCTGCCATCTTTTAATAAAACAGCTCCAGACTTCTCCCAGCCGTAGGCCAGTCCTAAAATATAAACCGGAGTTTCCAACACTAATCCCACAGGTTCTTAAGCAAATAACTTCTCATGCGGTATAACCATCCAGAGTTAAAAATTAATTGCAATGAATTCATTTCGGGGTAGAGAATTTTCATTTTCTTTGTGAAAGCAATTTCTCTCGTGTCACTCTTAAAAGCAGAAACATTCTTCTTTAAGTTACAACAGTCTTTTTTGTCGGCCCAAAGATCCTGGTCTTTCCAGAAGTAACTTTCTCCCAGGCCAAGATAACAAGTCGAAAAGTCCATTCCGACTTCCTTGCATTTTTGAGAAATAGCTTCGTAATAAGACCTGATTTCCGGTGCACTATACTTAAAGCCTTCTGTTGTTTGCTTGATTTCCTCTTTCATAAGTGAGCGAAGATCAAAACCAACTTTCTGACTCACGGCCTGAGTTGTCTTGCCATCCATATGAACAAAACCAGCAAGCAGGTTTTTACAGCCATAACTTCTGATCTCTTCAATCATTGAAGGATTAAAAAAATCAAAAGCAGGCCTATCGCCAAAGCTTCCTTTTTTTCCGCTCAGATGCCCATCAGGAAAATTAGGAAAAAGCGGGTTGAGTCTTACCGAGGTAAAAACTTTGGCCTGGTTTAACTTTCTCAAGGCCTCTAATCTTGCATATGGCGATTCTGTCCCAGGCTCAATAAGCTTAACCATTTGCTCATTTAAAGTAGGAATCGAAAACTGCACTGTTGCCTTTTCCGGGTCCATGTACTTTAGGTATTCATCTTCCGCGACCATTGGCGAGCGGGTTAAAAATAAAAAAGGATAATTATAGGCCTTTAGAATTTTTAGTGTCTCAAGCGTGTTTTTATATTTTCTTTCCATCGAAAGAAAAGGGTCCGACATCGAACCAATCCTTAATGGTACACGTTTTATAAAGACTTCTCTCAGAGGAAAATCGTCATCTGTTTCGAATGCTTTATAAAAAAGCTCCCACAATGATGAGATATCAATAGGCACAGGTACCGGGCTGTTCCATTGGTTAATCTTAGAAAGCTCCGCTTTGGCCCAGCAGTAAACACATTCATGAGTGCACCCATTCATATAGGTATCGAGTTGAAAGCCGTAATAACATTGCAGGCAGTCTGAGGTGGCCCCAATTAAATGAGGAATCCCCTGAGGAAAGAGCTCTGCCCCTTTTTCGGCCTGATTCCTCATTGAAGCGAAATGCTGGAAGGGAGAGATGTCAAAATCGTACTTAAAGCCAGAGCGATCTTGAAGAAAAGATATTTTCTCATTGATGGCATTCAGGCTGGTGTAAGTCGATTTATCGTACATTGTTACCTGTTAATAAAACTGAATAATCTGATTAATGACTGAAACAAATGTCTCTGCTTCTTCCTGAGTATTATAAACAGAAAATGAAAGTCTCAATGTAGGAGGAAGATTTTCTTTATGAAACCAGGCATGGGCACAGTGAAAACCACTTCTGGTCATAATATTCTTTGATTCATCCAGGAGAATCGAAAGCTCTCCCATATCTTTATTCTTCACAGAGAAATTTAAAATACCTGAACGAAGTTCTGCTTCTTTTGGACCCAGGATTTCAATACTTGAATGCTTTAAAAGCTCTTGCGTGATGAATTGATTAATTTTTACTTCATGTTGATGAAAGCTCTCAATGCCAAGTTTCTCAATATAACGAAGGGCTTCGGCCCCTCCAATCGCTCCTGCATAATTTTGAAGTCCTGCTTCTAAACGATAAGGAGTCTCTGCAAAAGTAAACGAAGTATAGTCTGCATCTAAAACAGTCTCTCCTCCATAAAGGAGAGGCTTTAATTTTTGAAGAAGTTCAAACTTCCCATAAAGAGAGCCAAACCCTGAAGGGCCAAAGGCTTTATGAAATGAAAAGGCCAGGAAATCAACATCCAGCTCTTTAACATTAATTTTCTGATGAGCAATGGCCTGAGCAGCATCGAGTAAAAAGAAGGCTCCATTTTCATGGGCGATTTGCACCATCTCTTTAATTGGAAGACTCATTCCCGTAACATTCGACGTATGAAAAACAGACACCAGTCTGACTTTGCCTTCAGTAAAAATCTTCTTATAAGATTCTAAATCAAAGGCCTGATCATCTTTTTTTATGTCGACCAACTTATGAACAATTCCTTTTTCCATCGCCAGCATTTGCCAGGGGATTAAATTTGAATTGTGCTCCATATTTGTCGTCAGGACAATATCACCTTTTTTGAAGTCCAATCCATTGGCAATAAGATTGATTCCCTCTGTCGTATTTCTGGTAAAAACAATCTCCTGGGGCTTATCAGCACCAAGGAAACGCGCGACCGTACTTCTTGCTGCTTCATACTCTTTTGTCGTTTGTTTTCCAAACTTATGAACAGCGCGGTTATGACAAGCTGGATGATCGGTATAATAAGTTTGAGAGGCCTTAATGACACTTGCAGGTCTTAGTGTTGTACAAGCATTATCAAAATAAATAGGAAGTTGCCCTCCTACTTTTTTACTTAGTACTTCATAGTCTGCACGGATTTTTTTAATATCGAGACTCATTTCAAGATCCACCATGAAAGGCCCGCGAAACAAAGTCCCCAGCAAGACAAGAGTATAACAAAATTAAATGATTTAAAAAAAAGACCTGAAGCTCTTGGGGAATACCTTAGAATCTTTCCCGCCATCTCACATTTTGTTTTTCGTAAAAGTGAGCTGTTTTTAATCAAATCAGCATTGGCCTTAATCACAACACCCAAAACATGGTGCCATGATTTAAAGACTAGTGATAAGGGCCAGGTTAAAACCCAAAGAATCGACAGTAAAAGGAGCGCAGTCGTTGAAAGCGTAAGCAGCCCTAAAAAAGAAATATTATTCTTTTCAAAACTAGCTCCACAACATCCTAAATCCTGGTCGAAAAAACTCATGATCTAATCCAGCATCTCTTTGACTTTTTTGTCATTGCGATTTTCTATCAACTTAATCATCGACTTAATTTTATCCGAGTAAAACTTCGTCGTCAGATCAGTGTATTCTTCATAGGTTTTGTTGGCCATGAAGTATTTCAGAGCGAAAATATTAAAAATGATAAACTGAAAGCATCGAGGTTGCCTCTTCTTATCATAGTCTGAACCTTTTACATTGGGAGAAGGCGCCAGCCCCATTTTATAAAGCCTGAACCCCGGGGTCTTTTCGTTTTCAAAACTAGCGACACTGTAATCTGACTCGCGGGCCAAAAGCTTGGCATTAGACTTATTGATAAAGTCTTTATCTTCCGGGCCATCCATTTCAAAGACTGGATTAAAATAAGTAATCCCGAAATGGGCATACATTCTTTTCATCTCATCAATCACCGGCTTCATCTGCGCCGGCTCCATCGTCATGGCCTGATTAGCTCCATCGGCGACAAAGTAAACTTCGTTATCAATACAATACTTGATTGTCCTGACGTGCATAGAAAGCTTGCAAAGCCCACATGTTGAAAGATTAAAGAGCCCATGTTTTTTGATGTTCTCAAAATAATTCTCGTAAGAGACATGTTGGAAAAGTTTATCAACGTTTAAAAACGTATGAACAAAACGGTCCTCACCGTATCTCTCTTTTAAAGCTTGAGTTTGAACAGCGGTATTGTCTGTGGCGTGAAACCCGAAACGGTCATAAGTGACCAGGTGAACTTTCTCAAAATTCTCCTGTAGCATGGCCGCAGTCAATGTTGAGTCTGTTCCTCCAGAGAATAAAATGGCGACAGCTTTTCCTGATGGATTCATGACTGCTTCCTCTTTTCTTCTTCGAGCTCTTTGGCCTTTCTAATTTCGCCCAGAATGTAGTTTAGGATTCCAAAATAAGTGAAATAAACGAACTGAGTGATCCAACCCAGGATTTCACTTAATATTACACGCAATCTCCATGGGAGAATAAGAGCGAGAAGACAAATGAAGTAACCAATTGCTCTACTTATCATTTTACCACGTAAAAGAAGAGAGATGCATTACTTGTTTTTTAACTGCTCTTCCAGGCTAAGAATTCTTTCGTTCAGGTTCTTGATCGTCTCAGCCATGATTGGAATCATTTGCTGATAGTTCACGAAGCTGTGTCCTTGAGGGTCTTTTTTTACAAGTTGAGGAAATTCTTTTTCCACTTCTTGGGCCATGAAACCAAACTGCTCACCTTGTGGGAAGTTGTGTTCCGGGAATTCTGAAGTTTTATAAGTGAAGTTGTAAGCTTGAAGTTGGCTTAGCTTTGAAAGAGCGTCTTGTGCATTAAGAGCTGAGATATCGTTTTTAAATGCGACATCAGAACCAGCAAAAACGTCTAGGTAAACGCTGTCTTTTAGAACTTCTGCTTCGATTTTTTCAAGATCGTATTCCTTGATCTCTCCAAAAACGTAGTCCTTAAGCGCCTTATTTTTGTTATCTTCCATGCTAAACCTCATTTTTGTATAGCTAATACTATAAACCAATATTCTAAATTAACAAAATTTAAAAAAACTACACTACGCGACAATAGCTTAGCGTTTCCCTTCGTATTTACATAGTCGGTAAATTGCCAATAAGATGGTGTATCTTAAGAGCGAAAATCGAGGAAAAAGGCCCTATGTATTACTGTGACGACCTGGAAATCAAGGCGATCGAAAGAGTCTTGAAAACCAAGAAACTCTTCAGATACCAAGGCAAGGATGTCGAGACAGAGTGCTCACAATTTGAGAAATCCTTCGCTCGTTATCTCAATTCTAAAAATTCCATTCTACTCTCAAGCGGTACCAATGCTCTGGTAAATGCTCTCTTTTCACTCGGAATCACTGAAGGCGACGAAGTTCTCATTCCCGCTTACACTTTTTTTGCAACAGCGGCCGCTGCTTTAGAACTCAAGGCCACTCCGATTGTAGTGAACATCGACCAACACCTGAGTTTTGACCCTGTCGATTTACAGCATAAAGTCTCTGATAAAACCAAGGCACTCATCGCCGTTCACATGGACGGTTATCCTTGCAACATGAATGCACTGACGGATTTTTGTCAGACTCACAACATTGCTCTCATCGAAGACTGTGCTCAAGCAGTCGGCGGTCAGTACCAGAATAAAAAACTCGGAAGCTTTGGAGTTTTTGGTTGTTTCTCTTTTAACGTTGATAAAATCATCTCGTGTGGAGAGGGTGGAGCCTTGAGCGTGAACGATGAAGAACTTTATCAAAGGGCGTTTCTTTATCACGACACTTGCAACCAGTTTGGTGTCACTCATAAAGACCTCTATTCCATTGCCAAATTTTCCGGAAAATCTATGCGCGCCTCTGAAATTCAAGGTGCCATGATGAATGTTCAACTAGATCGACTAGATACAATCATCGCGGATTTAAAAATAAGAAAAGATTTTTTAGATCATCGTTTTTCAGAATTAGGATTCGAGCACATTCCTACCTATGATAAAAACGGCGAATGTTTCACAACAACTCGCCTTTTATGTAAAGATGCAGCAGCCGTAAATGCCATGGTGATCTCTCTTAATAACCTTGGGATCAAAACCAATTCTCCCATGTTAAGGCCGGCCCATCACATTTGGCAGTGGCATGCACTACTTCCAAAAGCTCAGCATAAATTTGATTTCCTTCCAACAATTGATATTCTTTCCCGCATCCTGCTAGTGCACGTGAGCCTGAATGAAACAATGGAAGAGTGGCTGGAAAAAATAAAGAGGATTCATGCCTAATCAAAAGCGAATTGTCCTTCTGACCAGCAAAGATAATTTTGTTTGGACAAGTATGCAGGAAATTATTCCTATGATTGAGAGATCATGGTGTGAATTGGCCCAAAAAGAAAATCACCTACTAACAACAATCAATGTCGAAGACTCAACACCAGCACAGTTTATGCCGTCGCTTATTTCTTCAGACCTGATTGTGATTTCATGTTTTAATACAAAAATTGCCCGCTTTATTAAAATAATCAGAGAGAGTTATAAGATCGACACTCCCTTTTTTTTCTATCTTCACGGGCTAGCAACTATTGGGCTCTGGCCACTTGAACGTTTTGGAGTTCTGTCTCTTTTTACTTCCAATGATCTTTTTATTGGTACATGCGAAGGTGATTTAGAATCAATGAAGATCTCTTTTGAGAACGCCAGGACTCAAAAGATCCCTTTTACAATTTCTGATTCTCCAATGCTCCATGACCACTTAAGTGCGAGTGCTCCTTTTGTTTATATTGGAAGAATTTCTCCACAAAAGAATCTGGACCAATTAATCACAGCTTATTCAGATCTCCCCTTGAGTATTAGAGAGAATCATCCTCTCTATTTATATGGGAGCGAAGATCACTTGGGTTATCCCAATATTGGCCAGAAAGAGAATACTTATCTGGAAAAACTCAAAAAATTAGTTGAGACCTTAAACCTAGAAGACCAAGTCACTTTTAAAGGTTTTGTGCACCGACTGGATATTCAAAGAGAGCTTGGCTCAAATTATATTTTTGTCAGCCCTTCAACTCACTCTGATGAAAACTTTGGCATGGCCGCCTTTAGAGCACTTCTTTCTGGTGCCACTTGTGTCTTATCAGACTGGGGCGGACACAAAGAGTATAAAAATCATTATCCTAATCATATTTATTACGTCACAGCTCTTTTAACAGACACCGGGCCAATCATACCTCTTAAACAATTTACCGAAACTCTCTTGCTGGCCGTGCGAGAAAGACAACAAGGACAGCCTGGTTTTCCTGAAGCTTTTTCAATGGAAACGATTCACTTAATTTTAAAAAATGAAATGGCCCGCCTTCCTCTTCAAAATGAAAGCCTAAAACCTAAATCCCTGGCCCAAATTTTAATTTCTCAACAGAAAGAATTTGAATCACAAGAAGATATCCAACGCTGTTTTCATTCATTTTCCGATCCCGCTTTTGTTTCTTTTTTTAAGGCGTACGCCAAATGAAAAAAAAATATTTAGGTCTGGGAAAAACAAAATATAGCTCTTCTGTTTGTTTAATCGATCAGGATCAGTCTGTCGAAATGCTCTTAACTGAAAGATTAAACCGTAAAAAAAACTCCGGTGCCTGGCCAGAGCTTCCACTTAAATCTCTTAATGAAAGACTTGATCGCTCAAATTTGATAATAGCAGAAAACCGCGACGTTCATCACCCGATGCAAATTGAAGACATCCAAAATGGAATCTTCCCTTTTTATGATTATCTTAAAAAAGAGAATTTAGATTTTTTCACTAGCAGATTTAACCCACACATCGCTTTTATCTCTCACCATTTCTGTCATGCCTCTGCGGCACTTGCCATTTCACCTTTTGAAAAAGCAGTAATCATTGTCATGGACGGAGCCGGAACTGAAGTGAATGTAGAAGAATATGAGGAATGTTCAGTCTTTTTGCAAGACGGAGTCAAACTCACCCCTTCCTTCAGGCAAACGATTCGCTTTTCTAAATCTCACAAACACTCTCAACACAGTTTCGGAAACCGTATCGGTTCTGCTTATGAAAAAGCTTCTGAGTTTATTTTCAACTCTCCTAACTCTTCGGGAAAAGTTATGGGACTGGCCTCATTTGGAAAAGCACTCCCTTTAAAAGACTATTACGATTTCATGGAAAATCTTCCATGGGATTTAAGCTTTAAAAAGAAATCCAAGCAAGATTGGGAAAATACAGACCATACTCTTTTTAAAAATATCGCAGCGACGGTCCAGCAAGCGTTGGAAGACGATTACGCGAGAATCATCGCTAAAATCAAAGAGCTTCACCCTGAATATGAAAACCTAATCCTCACTGGAGGGTGCGCCCTTAATTGCACCAATAATGCAAAAATCCTCTACCAGAATCTTTTTAGAAGAATTTTCGTCCCTCCATTCCCCGGTGACGAATGTATTGGTTTTGGTCTGGCGCACGCACTAAAATTCAAAGAACATCCAGAATCATGGCAACCTCTTTTATTTGAAAACCAATCGGCCTATTTTGGCGCTCAAAGTTCAGTGCCGACTGATCATGAAATTGAAAAGCATTTCAGTTCAAATGAATTTAAATTAGAAAAACACCAAGATATTACAAAAGTAACTGCTCAACTTCTTTGCGAGGGGCAAACGGTTGCCTGGTTTCAAGGAAGAAGCGAATCAGGCCCTCGCGCTCTTGGAAACCGCAGCATCCTTTCTCGCCCTGACATTCCCGGCCTCAAAGATAGACTCAATTCCGATGTCAAATTTAGAGAGAGTTTCCGCCCTTATGGCTGCTCGGCGCTCTACGAGAAGGCTCATCTCTACTTTGATGTCGAAGAAGGCTTTAACAACCCTTATATGTCTTATGCGATCAAAGTCCGCCCTGAATTCAAGACCACTTTAAAAGAAGTGAGTCATATAGATGAAACATCTCGTATGCAAACAGTGAGAGCTGGTCAAAACGATAGATTCTACAAATTAATTAACGAGTTCGGTCAAAAAAGCGGACTTTATTGTCTGTTAAATACCTCACTCAATGTCATGGATGAACCGATTTTAGAAACTGTGGCAGACGCTAGACGTTTTATGGAAAAGACCCCCATTGAATATCTCATCATTGGGGATTTTGTTATCAAAAAAATAAATAATTAAGCTTTTACCAGAAGGTTTTTCGATACCAGAGTTTCAACGAAATTCTTGATATCAGATTGAATTTGCTCTTTTGGTGCATTGTAAGTAGAAAACATTTCTTCAGCGATTTGATTAAGATCTTTTTTTGCCACCATCTCTTTCCAGATTTCTGCAGCAGCTCCATTAATCTTAAAGAACGTACTACCTTCATCCATTTTCATCAGGATCACTGTTCCATCTTGATTAGATCTAGAAACGATGTCTTCTGGAATCGAATAATTGCTCTCAAACATGAATAAACCCCTTTTGCCTTCTTTCCAAAAGTATTCTACAGTTAACGAATTAATGTCAATAATAAAGCATTTCCCATTGGGGAAATCTACGCGGCACCCAAGACATGACTAAGTATTTTCTAGGCATTGAAATTGAAATCAATCATCATTGCAACTTAGCTTGTACTTATTGTCCTAATTCAAACACTGAAAGGATTAACAAAGGCCTCATGTCGCTGGAAAATTTCCGCGTGATCATGAATCAATTAAAAGACATCAATTACGAAGGGAAAATCAGTTATCACTTTTACAACGAGCCGATGCTTCACCCGAAACTTGAATCTTTCGTCAAACTCAGCAAAGAAATTTTACCTAAAAGTCAGTCTGAAATTTTTACTAATGGTGTGTACTTAAATCCTGAGCGCTATGAAGCTCTCAGAAAAGCTGGTGTTGATCGCTTTACTGTGACCAAACATAAAGGCCTCACTAAAATTGCTTTTGAAGAAACTTACAACGGACTCTCTTCTGAGGAAAAGACCCGCAATCAGTTTTTTGATTACTCTAAGCTCGTTTACACTAATCGCGGCAACCTGGTTGATTACGGAAAAAAACTTGATCAACCTTCAAAAAAGATGTGCCTGATTCCCACTTGCGCTCTGGTTGTCACCGTCAATGGAAACGTCGTAACTTGTTATGAGGACTATCAGGAAAAAACCGTCATGGGCAACGTCTTTAACGAACATATTAAAGACATCTGGATCAAGCCAGAGTATCAGTCCTTCCGAGAGGATTTAAAGCAAGGATTCCGCTACAAGCACGAAGTGTGCAAAACCTGTAACAATCTCAAAGTTGTCGTCTAAAACCCGCTCTGAGCCACGCATCAAATTTCCCACTTTAACAACTCTTTGCTAGAGTAAGAGCATCTCTCATCTAAAGGAAAATGTATGTTAAACGATTGGGAAAAACTCGTCGAAAAAGAAACTAAAGGCAAAAAGCCAAGTGACCTGACATGGAACTCTCCAGAAGGAATTCCGGTTAAGGCCTTCTACTCTAAAGCTGATACAGAAAAACTAAAATTTACAGATACAATGCCGGGAATTGAGCCTTTTATCAGAGGGCCAAAAGCCACTATGTACGCTGGACGTCCATGGACGATCCGTCAGTATGCTGGATTTTCAACAGCTGAAGAATCAAATGCATTCTATAGAAAAGCACTCGCTGCTGGGGCTCAAGGGGTTTCAGTTGCTTTCGATCTTGCCACTCACCGCGGATACGATTCAGACCACCCACGCGTTTCAGGTGATGTTGGAAAAGCTGGTGTAGCAATTGACTCCGTTGAAGATATGAAAATTCTTTTTGATGGAATCCCATTAGATAAAGTTTCTGTTTCAATGACAATGAACGGAGCCGTTCTTCCAATTTTAGCTAACTACATCGTTGCTGCTGAAGAGCAAGGCGTCTCTCAAGATAAACTTTCTGGAACTATCCAAAACGATATCTTAAAAGAATTCATGGTGAGAAACACTTATATCTTCCCACCAGCTCCTTCAATGAGAGCGATCGCTGACATCTTCGCCTACACAGCGAAGAATATGCCAAAATTCAACTCAATCTCTATTTCAGGATACCACATGCAGGAAGCTGGAGCGGATGCCGTTCTAGAACTTGCTTACACAATCGCTGACGGAAAAGAATACATCGACACTGCTCTTGCCGCTGGCATGAACATCGACGACTTCGCTCCAAGACTTTCATTCTTCTTTGGTATCGGAATGAACTTCTACATGGAGATTGCAAAACTTAGAGCTGCAAGATTTCTTTGGAATAAAGTTGTTTCTAAATACAACCCGAAAAAAGAAGACTCGAAAATACTTCGCACGCACTGCCAGACTTCTGGTTGGTCACTGACTGAGCAAGACCCATACAACAACGTTATCAGAACAACGATTGAAGCTATGGCCGCTGTTTTCGGTGGAACTCAGTCACTACACACCAATGCTTTTGATGAGGCCATCGCACTTCCGACTGAATTTTCGGCGAGAATCGCCAGAAACACTCAGATCATTATCCAGGAAGAAACTCACATCACAAACGTCGTTGACCCTTGGGGTGGATCATACATGATGGAAGCTCTGACTCAAGAGATGATCGATAAAGCTCAGGCCATCCTTGATGAAGTTGAACAAGCTGGTGGAATGGCAAAAGCGATCGAAACTGGCATTCCAAAACTTAACATTGAAAAATCAGCGGCCATTAAACAGGCCCGCATTGATAAAGGGCTAGATGTTATCGTTGGGGTCAATAAGTATCGTCTAAAAGAAGAAGACGCGATTGAAACTCTTGAAATTGATAACCATAAAGTTCGCGACTCACAAATCGTCCGCTTAGAAAAACTAAGAAACAACCGCGATGACGAAGCTGTGATGCAAGCTCTTGAGGAGCTGACAGAATACGCTCGCACTGGAAAAGGAAATGGACTTGACCTTGCCGTTAAGGCCGCTCGCCTTCGCGCCAGTGTTGGAGAAATCACTTACGCCCTGGAAAGAGTTTGGGGACGCTATAATGCTAATACACAAACAGTAACCGGTGTTTACGGTAAATCTTTTGAAAAGGATGAGAACTGGATGAAAATCGCAGAGGACATTAAAGCTTTCGTAGAAAAACACGGACGCCGTCCGAGAATGCTCGTTGCGAAGATGGGTCAAGACGGCCACGACCGCGGAGCAAAAGTTATTGCAACCGCTTTTGCTGACGTTGGCTTTGATATCGATCTTGCTCCTCTTTTCTCAACTCCTGCTGAAGTCGCAAAACAAGCTGTAGAAAACGACGTTCACGTTGTGGGGGTTTCTTCTCAAGCTGCCGGACATAAAACACTTATCCCGGATTTAATTGCAGAACTTAAAAAACTTGGTGCTGACGATATCATCGTTGTTGCCGGTGGAGTTATTCCAAAAACGGACTACGACTTCTTATGGAAAGCAGGAGTTAAAGGAATTTTCGGACCAGGAACAGTTATTCCTGTTGCAGCCCGCGATGTTCTAAAAGCGATCGAAGAAAACCTTAAAGGCTAATGATGATTGATTTTAACAAACTGATAAGCGGCGATAGAAGAACCTTAGCAAGGGCCATCACTCTTTTGGAATCAACTAAAGATTCTGATCGTGCTCTTGCAGAAGATCTTTTAGATAAAGCTCTTCCTCATTCGGGAAAAAGCTTTCGCATTGGGATCACCGGTGTTCCAGGTGTAGGAAAGTCGAGCT contains:
- a CDS encoding carbamoyltransferase C-terminal domain-containing protein — its product is MKKKYLGLGKTKYSSSVCLIDQDQSVEMLLTERLNRKKNSGAWPELPLKSLNERLDRSNLIIAENRDVHHPMQIEDIQNGIFPFYDYLKKENLDFFTSRFNPHIAFISHHFCHASAALAISPFEKAVIIVMDGAGTEVNVEEYEECSVFLQDGVKLTPSFRQTIRFSKSHKHSQHSFGNRIGSAYEKASEFIFNSPNSSGKVMGLASFGKALPLKDYYDFMENLPWDLSFKKKSKQDWENTDHTLFKNIAATVQQALEDDYARIIAKIKELHPEYENLILTGGCALNCTNNAKILYQNLFRRIFVPPFPGDECIGFGLAHALKFKEHPESWQPLLFENQSAYFGAQSSVPTDHEIEKHFSSNEFKLEKHQDITKVTAQLLCEGQTVAWFQGRSESGPRALGNRSILSRPDIPGLKDRLNSDVKFRESFRPYGCSALYEKAHLYFDVEEGFNNPYMSYAIKVRPEFKTTLKEVSHIDETSRMQTVRAGQNDRFYKLINEFGQKSGLYCLLNTSLNVMDEPILETVADARRFMEKTPIEYLIIGDFVIKKINN
- a CDS encoding glycosyltransferase, which produces MPNQKRIVLLTSKDNFVWTSMQEIIPMIERSWCELAQKENHLLTTINVEDSTPAQFMPSLISSDLIVISCFNTKIARFIKIIRESYKIDTPFFFYLHGLATIGLWPLERFGVLSLFTSNDLFIGTCEGDLESMKISFENARTQKIPFTISDSPMLHDHLSASAPFVYIGRISPQKNLDQLITAYSDLPLSIRENHPLYLYGSEDHLGYPNIGQKENTYLEKLKKLVETLNLEDQVTFKGFVHRLDIQRELGSNYIFVSPSTHSDENFGMAAFRALLSGATCVLSDWGGHKEYKNHYPNHIYYVTALLTDTGPIIPLKQFTETLLLAVRERQQGQPGFPEAFSMETIHLILKNEMARLPLQNESLKPKSLAQILISQQKEFESQEDIQRCFHSFSDPAFVSFFKAYAK
- a CDS encoding PqqD family protein gives rise to the protein MFESNYSIPEDIVSRSNQDGTVILMKMDEGSTFFKINGAAAEIWKEMVAKKDLNQIAEEMFSTYNAPKEQIQSDIKNFVETLVSKNLLVKA
- the scpA gene encoding methylmalonyl-CoA mutase; the protein is MLNDWEKLVEKETKGKKPSDLTWNSPEGIPVKAFYSKADTEKLKFTDTMPGIEPFIRGPKATMYAGRPWTIRQYAGFSTAEESNAFYRKALAAGAQGVSVAFDLATHRGYDSDHPRVSGDVGKAGVAIDSVEDMKILFDGIPLDKVSVSMTMNGAVLPILANYIVAAEEQGVSQDKLSGTIQNDILKEFMVRNTYIFPPAPSMRAIADIFAYTAKNMPKFNSISISGYHMQEAGADAVLELAYTIADGKEYIDTALAAGMNIDDFAPRLSFFFGIGMNFYMEIAKLRAARFLWNKVVSKYNPKKEDSKILRTHCQTSGWSLTEQDPYNNVIRTTIEAMAAVFGGTQSLHTNAFDEAIALPTEFSARIARNTQIIIQEETHITNVVDPWGGSYMMEALTQEMIDKAQAILDEVEQAGGMAKAIETGIPKLNIEKSAAIKQARIDKGLDVIVGVNKYRLKEEDAIETLEIDNHKVRDSQIVRLEKLRNNRDDEAVMQALEELTEYARTGKGNGLDLAVKAARLRASVGEITYALERVWGRYNANTQTVTGVYGKSFEKDENWMKIAEDIKAFVEKHGRRPRMLVAKMGQDGHDRGAKVIATAFADVGFDIDLAPLFSTPAEVAKQAVENDVHVVGVSSQAAGHKTLIPDLIAELKKLGADDIIVVAGGVIPKTDYDFLWKAGVKGIFGPGTVIPVAARDVLKAIEENLKG
- a CDS encoding radical SAM/SPASM domain-containing protein, translated to MTKYFLGIEIEINHHCNLACTYCPNSNTERINKGLMSLENFRVIMNQLKDINYEGKISYHFYNEPMLHPKLESFVKLSKEILPKSQSEIFTNGVYLNPERYEALRKAGVDRFTVTKHKGLTKIAFEETYNGLSSEEKTRNQFFDYSKLVYTNRGNLVDYGKKLDQPSKKMCLIPTCALVVTVNGNVVTCYEDYQEKTVMGNVFNEHIKDIWIKPEYQSFREDLKQGFRYKHEVCKTCNNLKVVV